In a single window of the Bacillus mycoides genome:
- a CDS encoding ABC transporter permease codes for MRKFSHVFSFYFKEAFLSKKSLITSAILFLVVFGIFAFNHFTSGDDKNKDKDKIAVVVESSTYKVQKEELNKLLPSAKITVGSKDDFDKLHKQVEEGDLDGLFHVTEKDGTPAVTYMYNGFPSQATSAIMAGYLKQQYTKVTIAKNNVSPEIAQQLQAEIQVKQEAIKDRTSSFGIAYFFTFALYMFIVAFGNTIAMNIASEKASRVMEVMLPKVKPLTMMYAKILAVVSTALLQLVILACGYLIPYLLGWVDLESASLLGVPIDFTKLDAKVISMFLVYFITGYLLYAMMYAAAGAVVSKTEDLQAVSFPIMILIMAAFFISIKSLSDPNSTIVVVSSYVPFFTPMVTFSRIVAGEAGMLEITITLVVLLATIGILNAITSRIYVNGVMNYSDKVKFKDLAKFIKRQ; via the coding sequence ATGCGTAAATTTTCTCATGTATTTTCATTTTATTTTAAAGAAGCATTTTTATCTAAAAAATCATTAATTACGAGTGCGATTTTATTTTTGGTTGTGTTTGGGATTTTTGCATTTAATCATTTTACTTCAGGCGATGATAAAAATAAGGATAAAGATAAAATTGCAGTTGTAGTAGAGAGTTCCACATACAAAGTACAAAAAGAAGAGCTAAATAAGCTATTGCCATCAGCAAAAATAACGGTCGGTTCAAAAGATGATTTTGATAAACTACATAAGCAAGTAGAAGAAGGCGATTTAGATGGTCTATTCCATGTGACGGAAAAGGATGGGACTCCAGCAGTTACATATATGTATAATGGATTTCCAAGCCAAGCGACTTCTGCGATTATGGCGGGTTATTTAAAACAACAATATACGAAGGTGACGATTGCAAAAAATAATGTTTCACCAGAAATTGCGCAGCAATTACAAGCAGAAATTCAAGTGAAGCAAGAAGCGATAAAAGATCGTACATCTTCTTTCGGAATTGCATATTTCTTTACATTTGCTTTGTATATGTTTATTGTAGCTTTCGGAAATACAATCGCAATGAATATTGCATCTGAAAAGGCGTCACGTGTAATGGAAGTAATGCTTCCGAAAGTAAAGCCTCTTACGATGATGTATGCGAAAATTTTGGCGGTTGTTTCAACGGCGTTATTACAACTTGTAATATTGGCGTGTGGTTATCTTATTCCTTATTTGTTAGGTTGGGTCGATTTAGAAAGTGCTTCATTACTTGGTGTTCCAATTGACTTTACAAAATTAGATGCAAAGGTTATAAGTATGTTTCTTGTTTATTTCATTACGGGGTATTTACTTTATGCGATGATGTACGCTGCGGCTGGAGCTGTTGTGTCTAAGACAGAGGATTTACAAGCTGTATCTTTCCCGATAATGATTTTGATCATGGCTGCATTCTTCATTAGTATTAAATCATTAAGTGATCCAAATAGTACTATTGTTGTTGTAAGTTCGTATGTTCCGTTTTTCACACCGATGGTCACCTTCTCGCGGATTGTAGCCGGTGAAGCAGGTATGCTAGAGATTACGATAACATTAGTAGTTTTATTGGCGACGATTGGTATATTAAATGCGATTACAAGCCGTATCTATGTAAACGGTGTAATGAATTACTCTGATAAAGTGAAGTTTAAAGATTTGGCGAAATTTATAAAGCGTCAATAA
- a CDS encoding Rrf2 family transcriptional regulator, whose amino-acid sequence MGISSRFTVGVHMLTLLAIDRNSRCTSEWIAGSVNTNPVVIRRITGMLKRAGLVDVQAGKGGTTLARDLDEITLLDVYKAVEVVEEGHLFSFHENPNIECPVGANIQSVLEIILIQSQEAMENVLANVTVQQLVTNLKSKIKE is encoded by the coding sequence ATGGGAATTAGTAGTCGTTTTACAGTAGGTGTTCATATGTTAACGTTACTTGCAATAGATCGAAACTCTCGCTGTACCTCTGAATGGATTGCTGGTAGTGTGAATACAAATCCAGTTGTGATTCGTCGCATTACAGGAATGTTGAAGAGAGCAGGACTTGTTGATGTACAAGCTGGTAAAGGTGGTACGACACTTGCTCGTGATTTAGATGAAATTACATTACTTGATGTATATAAAGCTGTGGAAGTTGTAGAAGAAGGACATCTATTTTCTTTCCATGAAAATCCCAACATTGAATGTCCAGTAGGAGCTAATATTCAATCGGTATTAGAGATTATTTTAATACAATCGCAAGAAGCGATGGAAAACGTACTTGCAAATGTAACGGTGCAGCAATTAGTTACAAATTTAAAGTCGAAAATTAAAGAATAA
- a CDS encoding aquaporin — protein MLKKAIAEFIGTFVLVLFGTGVAVIGGGIEGIGTLGIAMAFGLSIVAMAYSIGTISGCHINPAVSIAMFINKRMNAMELSYYLLAQILGGLLGTATLVTILRSAKLPLDNLGQNSFGTLGLSGAFLVEFILTFVFVLVIVAVTGKKGSSSLAGLVIGFTLVLIHLLGIPLTGTSVNPARSIAPALFAGGEAISQLWVFIVAPIFGGIVAAVVGKFILNTEK, from the coding sequence ATGTTAAAAAAAGCAATTGCTGAATTTATTGGTACATTTGTACTTGTATTATTCGGAACTGGAGTAGCTGTCATTGGTGGCGGAATTGAAGGAATTGGAACATTAGGTATCGCTATGGCTTTCGGATTATCTATCGTGGCTATGGCATATAGCATTGGAACAATTTCTGGATGTCATATTAACCCAGCAGTATCAATCGCTATGTTCATCAACAAAAGAATGAACGCTATGGAACTTAGCTATTATTTATTAGCTCAAATTTTAGGTGGTTTATTAGGAACTGCAACGTTAGTAACAATTTTACGATCTGCTAAATTACCTTTAGATAATTTAGGACAAAATAGTTTTGGAACTCTTGGTTTATCTGGAGCATTTTTAGTTGAATTCATTTTAACTTTCGTATTTGTTTTAGTTATCGTTGCTGTAACAGGTAAAAAGGGAAGTTCTTCTTTAGCTGGACTAGTAATTGGTTTCACATTAGTATTAATTCACTTATTAGGTATTCCGTTAACTGGAACATCTGTTAACCCAGCTCGTAGTATCGCACCAGCTCTATTCGCTGGCGGAGAAGCAATTTCTCAACTATGGGTGTTCATCGTTGCCCCAATTTTTGGTGGTATCGTAGCAGCTGTTGTAGGAAAGTTTATTTTAAATACGGAAAAATAG
- a CDS encoding multidrug resistance efflux transporter family protein, translated as MRAILLGLLSSAFFSATFIINRAMNVSGTSWAWTASFRFLFALPILFLIVLFRKNLGALWAELKKHPFVWMGWGSVAGIGFYSLLSFAAVFSPAWLVAGTWQVTILAGLLLSPLFFVKIETKSGTKLVRGKIPLRSLYVALFILLGVICMQATAAGHITMTQFISGFLPVVLAAFLYPFGNRKMMELVGGRLDTFQRVLGMAIGSLPITILLGIYGFSTTGIPSSSQMMQGFLLALCSGVIATMTFFFATDLAKDNLALLGAVEATQAGTMVFTVLGEIIFLNGSFPSGLSLIGMIIIMLGMIVNSVLNRSVPVIKQKKSA; from the coding sequence ATGCGCGCAATATTACTAGGTCTTTTATCATCGGCCTTTTTTTCTGCAACCTTTATTATTAACAGAGCAATGAATGTATCTGGAACAAGCTGGGCTTGGACTGCTTCCTTCCGTTTTCTATTTGCTCTCCCTATTTTATTCCTTATCGTTTTATTTCGCAAAAACTTAGGAGCTTTATGGGCAGAATTAAAAAAACATCCATTTGTATGGATGGGGTGGGGCTCGGTCGCTGGCATCGGCTTCTATTCTTTATTAAGTTTCGCAGCTGTTTTTTCTCCAGCTTGGCTCGTTGCTGGAACTTGGCAAGTTACGATATTAGCAGGTTTACTACTATCACCATTATTTTTCGTTAAAATAGAAACGAAATCAGGTACAAAACTTGTACGTGGAAAAATTCCACTTCGCAGTTTATATGTAGCATTATTTATTTTACTTGGTGTAATTTGTATGCAAGCGACTGCAGCGGGTCATATTACAATGACTCAGTTCATCTCGGGATTTTTACCTGTCGTATTAGCGGCTTTCTTATATCCGTTCGGTAACCGAAAAATGATGGAACTTGTTGGCGGGCGTCTTGATACATTCCAACGTGTATTAGGAATGGCAATCGGAAGTCTCCCTATTACAATCCTACTTGGTATATACGGATTTTCCACTACCGGTATTCCATCATCAAGTCAAATGATGCAAGGATTTTTGTTAGCATTATGTTCCGGAGTTATTGCGACGATGACATTTTTCTTTGCTACTGACTTAGCAAAAGACAATCTTGCTTTACTTGGAGCTGTTGAAGCAACACAAGCTGGAACGATGGTCTTCACTGTGCTTGGTGAGATTATTTTCTTAAATGGTTCATTCCCTAGCGGGCTGTCACTGATTGGGATGATTATTATCATGCTAGGAATGATCGTAAATAGTGTTTTAAACCGTTCTGTTCCAGTCATTAAACAAAAAAAATCAGCATAA
- a CDS encoding helix-turn-helix domain-containing protein, with the protein MKENEDMQTKEVIQQVGQLLRQIRNEQKLSLEELAQKTGVSKLTLGKIERGETNPTLAVIWKITKGLSIPLSRLMVVGEPVAVARCGEGFAVDVGQAWHLETMFRYTKETGMEMHRACLRANSIYEPEAHHEGAIELVTVMKGKVSIQVENDVYVLNEFDSIQFEANKKHSYKNEEDEVAVLHLTMKYSS; encoded by the coding sequence ATGAAAGAAAATGAAGATATGCAAACGAAAGAAGTAATTCAGCAAGTAGGTCAGCTATTAAGACAAATTCGAAATGAACAAAAATTAAGTTTAGAAGAATTAGCCCAAAAAACAGGGGTTAGTAAATTAACATTAGGGAAAATTGAGAGAGGCGAAACGAATCCAACGTTAGCTGTTATTTGGAAAATAACGAAAGGGTTATCGATTCCTTTATCGAGATTAATGGTTGTTGGAGAACCTGTAGCTGTTGCGCGCTGCGGAGAAGGATTTGCAGTAGATGTAGGACAAGCATGGCATTTAGAAACGATGTTCCGTTACACGAAAGAAACAGGGATGGAAATGCACCGTGCTTGTTTAAGAGCGAATAGTATATATGAACCGGAAGCTCATCATGAAGGAGCAATTGAGCTTGTAACAGTAATGAAAGGGAAAGTTTCTATTCAAGTTGAGAATGACGTATATGTGCTAAATGAGTTTGACTCCATTCAGTTTGAAGCTAATAAGAAACATAGTTATAAAAATGAAGAGGATGAAGTAGCGGTATTACATTTAACGATGAAATATTCTTCATGA
- a CDS encoding PspC domain-containing protein, which yields MSKRLYKSETDKMLFGICGGLGEYFDISSTLIRILWVIAILCFGTGFLVYFICLLLMPRSY from the coding sequence ATGTCGAAGAGGTTATATAAATCCGAAACTGATAAAATGTTATTTGGTATATGCGGTGGTTTAGGAGAATATTTTGATATTAGCTCTACTCTCATTCGCATACTTTGGGTCATTGCTATTTTATGTTTTGGGACGGGGTTTTTAGTTTATTTTATTTGTTTATTACTTATGCCACGCTCTTACTAA
- a CDS encoding amidohydrolase family protein yields the protein MTLYWLTNVKLETGYTYEEAKISQTETEICSLLIEDGRIKRIIAGIAQEEGTLTFDANRLLVLPAFEEMHIHIDKTYYSGPWKACMPAENIFTRFNEEKTILPKQLATAQDRAENMLELLLRNGATNIRTHCNVDPVIGLRNLEATLAALGTYKDRLSGRIVAFPQHGLLRSNSMQLVKDAMRMGAQLVGGVDPATVDNDIEKSLHTIMDIAVEFNADVDIHLHDANNLGTFTMKRLASLTEEAGWQGRVTISHALGLGGVTDKEAEEVAERLAALKIDITSTVPIGKQVIPIPLLDRKGVKVSLGNDSITDHWSPFGTGDMLQKANRLAERFGWSDERSLGKALRFITGGKETLNNEGKRVWPNVGDEASFVLTNATCAAEAVARQTEKRVVMYKGNVVIGDLDQVKSDNLV from the coding sequence ATGACATTATATTGGTTGACTAATGTAAAGCTTGAAACAGGTTATACATATGAAGAAGCGAAAATTTCACAAACGGAAACTGAGATATGCAGTCTTCTTATTGAAGATGGGCGAATTAAAAGAATTATAGCGGGAATCGCCCAAGAGGAAGGAACGTTAACTTTTGATGCTAATCGTTTATTAGTTTTACCAGCTTTTGAAGAGATGCATATTCATATTGATAAAACATATTATAGTGGGCCTTGGAAAGCTTGTATGCCAGCAGAAAATATTTTTACACGTTTTAATGAAGAAAAAACGATTTTACCAAAGCAATTAGCAACTGCTCAAGACAGGGCGGAAAATATGCTAGAGTTATTGCTTCGAAATGGCGCAACAAATATTAGAACGCATTGTAATGTGGATCCGGTTATTGGACTTCGTAATTTAGAGGCAACGTTAGCGGCTTTAGGAACATATAAAGATCGGTTGTCTGGTAGAATAGTTGCATTTCCGCAACATGGATTATTGCGAAGTAATTCTATGCAACTTGTGAAAGATGCGATGCGTATGGGCGCACAATTAGTTGGCGGAGTGGACCCAGCTACAGTAGATAATGATATTGAAAAATCATTACATACGATTATGGACATTGCGGTAGAATTTAATGCGGATGTTGATATTCATTTGCACGATGCGAATAATCTTGGAACGTTTACAATGAAGAGATTAGCAAGTCTAACGGAAGAAGCAGGATGGCAAGGTCGTGTAACAATTAGTCATGCGCTTGGACTTGGTGGTGTTACTGATAAAGAAGCTGAAGAAGTGGCAGAAAGACTAGCAGCATTAAAGATTGATATCACTTCAACCGTTCCAATCGGTAAACAAGTAATCCCAATTCCATTATTAGATCGAAAAGGAGTTAAAGTTTCATTAGGAAATGATAGTATTACAGATCATTGGTCTCCGTTCGGCACAGGTGATATGCTTCAAAAGGCAAATCGATTGGCAGAACGATTTGGTTGGAGTGATGAAAGGTCTTTAGGGAAAGCTCTTCGTTTTATTACTGGAGGGAAAGAAACGTTAAATAATGAAGGAAAACGAGTGTGGCCGAATGTAGGGGATGAGGCAAGTTTTGTTTTAACGAATGCAACATGCGCCGCGGAAGCAGTGGCTCGTCAAACAGAGAAGCGTGTAGTTATGTATAAAGGGAATGTTGTTATAGGGGATTTAGATCAAGTGAAATCTGATAATCTTGTATAG
- a CDS encoding purine/pyrimidine permease, translating into MKSLDNQHNQNHIMGTLQWFIFLLANSIALPIVVGGLFHLTTEEVFYLMQRTFFVVGISSFLQGWLGHKLPIADGPAGSWVGVFTVLAYATVGQDQLHSTLQILELGMMVAGVVLIGLGVTGVIGRILFLFTPLVTGTFLLLLCLQLSGVFLKGMLGITATVSQIDGFTALIAFGIFLFVVILSNFGKGFVKSYAVLIGLISGWIIFLIAGKVTIPSQVTHFVQLPHIFAWGIPKWNTGMAVSSFVMVCILVSNTVAAIIAINQATIHKATIEQKKLKDGTWVGGISHIISSVFSTVGVVPLPATAGFIRLTKQKYIRSFLMACALLVVMSLFPSIIRYLASLPSAVASAVLMASFVQLIGIGFNNIKQVPMSERNVTILGVAILFGSGVMFLPSGALQSLPSVMQYIFGNGLFVGTVVSILLEQIWRTEK; encoded by the coding sequence ATGAAAAGTTTGGACAATCAACATAATCAAAATCATATTATGGGAACTTTGCAATGGTTTATTTTTTTATTAGCAAACTCAATCGCGCTACCAATTGTCGTTGGCGGATTATTTCATCTTACGACGGAAGAAGTATTTTATTTAATGCAGCGTACGTTTTTCGTAGTTGGTATATCTTCTTTTTTACAAGGATGGCTTGGACATAAGCTTCCGATTGCGGATGGACCAGCTGGATCTTGGGTTGGTGTATTTACCGTGCTTGCTTATGCAACTGTAGGGCAGGATCAATTACATAGTACATTGCAAATTTTAGAATTAGGAATGATGGTTGCGGGAGTTGTTTTAATAGGGCTAGGAGTAACGGGAGTTATCGGGCGTATTTTATTTTTATTTACGCCGCTCGTGACAGGGACGTTCTTACTTTTATTATGTTTACAATTAAGTGGTGTATTTTTAAAAGGAATGCTAGGAATTACAGCTACTGTTTCTCAAATTGATGGATTTACAGCATTAATTGCTTTTGGCATATTTTTATTCGTAGTCATACTCTCCAACTTCGGAAAAGGGTTTGTTAAAAGTTATGCGGTTTTAATAGGGTTAATTAGTGGCTGGATTATTTTTCTCATTGCAGGAAAAGTGACGATCCCATCTCAAGTAACTCATTTTGTGCAACTTCCACATATATTCGCGTGGGGAATTCCAAAATGGAATACAGGTATGGCTGTATCAAGTTTCGTTATGGTATGTATTTTAGTTTCAAATACAGTGGCAGCTATTATAGCAATTAATCAAGCTACCATTCATAAAGCGACTATTGAACAAAAAAAGTTGAAGGATGGAACGTGGGTTGGAGGGATTTCACATATCATTTCCTCTGTATTTTCAACTGTAGGTGTCGTTCCGTTACCAGCAACGGCAGGGTTTATACGCTTAACAAAACAAAAATATATACGATCGTTCTTAATGGCATGTGCGTTACTAGTCGTAATGTCTCTTTTTCCAAGTATCATTCGTTACTTAGCGTCTTTACCATCCGCTGTCGCATCAGCCGTTTTAATGGCTTCGTTCGTACAGTTAATTGGAATTGGATTTAATAATATAAAACAAGTGCCAATGAGCGAAAGGAATGTAACGATTTTAGGAGTTGCTATATTATTTGGAAGTGGTGTTATGTTTTTACCGTCTGGAGCACTCCAATCCTTGCCGTCTGTGATGCAATATATATTCGGAAATGGTTTGTTCGTAGGTACAGTTGTCAGCATATTACTAGAACAAATATGGCGTACTGAAAAGTAA
- the gerE gene encoding spore germination transcription factor GerE: MKEKAYQSKPLLTKREREVFELLVQDKTTKEIAGELFISEKTVRNHISNAMQKLGVKGRSQAVVELLRMGELEL; encoded by the coding sequence TTGAAGGAAAAAGCGTATCAATCTAAACCGTTACTCACAAAGAGAGAAAGAGAAGTATTTGAATTACTGGTTCAAGATAAAACGACGAAGGAAATTGCAGGTGAACTGTTTATAAGTGAAAAAACAGTACGTAATCACATCTCAAACGCAATGCAAAAGCTAGGGGTTAAAGGACGTTCACAAGCAGTTGTTGAGCTTCTTCGTATGGGAGAGCTCGAACTATAA
- a CDS encoding MFS transporter, protein MLKRVLLVSTSAHDLNGHPTGLWLEELAAPYHLFKKAKFDVDIVSIKGGRVPIDRVSIPNGIPREFKHVASLLQNTRAISTVHSSEYDAVLFCGGHGAIVDFPGNPYVANLIENMYNNNRIVAAVCHGVSSLVGVKNKDGSFFVAGKRITGYTNDEEKAVHLENRVPFLLESKLKEEGALFYVAPNFTPHVVVGYSLVVGIGSMIYGKLADRYSVKKLLIISIIIFVAGSIIGFMNQSYAITILARLVQASGGAAFIALSMIAVAKLVAPAKKPGALAMISSSIALAIGIGPLVGGAITNTLGWPYLFLFMVISVVGIFLLIKFMPEEAQHTDEAFHFDYIGAALLFAFITTVLLGVNINSWLFVLSVAFLFLFTVRMKNAEHPFIDIELFSNKPFLRLIAVGFIINVALCASLLLLPSLLGRVHGLSPFVIGIALFVASLFGIVSSFITGKIVPSFGNVNMIYVASVIMIVGFLILGLIPNGNLIIILVAVILTFMSYSAIQVSLNTFIPKTLHPAKVGVGLGLYNLINFFGMAFGPAVASKVMEATNSYRLNFILIIILISAHFFLLIGMSSFQKKMEQ, encoded by the coding sequence ATGTTGAAAAGGGTATTATTAGTTTCAACAAGCGCTCATGATTTGAATGGACACCCGACTGGTTTGTGGCTGGAAGAGCTCGCAGCTCCTTATCATTTATTTAAAAAAGCTAAGTTCGATGTTGATATTGTGTCGATAAAAGGCGGGAGAGTACCAATTGATAGAGTGTCTATTCCGAATGGCATACCTCGTGAATTTAAGCATGTCGCTTCTTTATTGCAAAATACGAGGGCGATTTCAACTGTTCACTCTTCAGAGTATGATGCGGTATTATTTTGTGGTGGGCACGGGGCGATTGTAGATTTTCCAGGTAATCCATATGTAGCAAATTTAATTGAGAATATGTACAATAATAACCGGATCGTAGCGGCTGTTTGTCACGGGGTAAGTTCTTTAGTTGGTGTGAAAAATAAAGATGGCTCGTTTTTTGTTGCCGGTAAGCGTATAACAGGTTATACAAACGATGAAGAAAAAGCTGTACATTTAGAAAATCGAGTTCCGTTTTTGCTAGAAAGTAAGTTGAAAGAAGAAGGGGCTTTATTTTATGTAGCACCTAATTTCACGCCGCATGTTGTAGTAGGTTATTCCTTAGTTGTCGGTATTGGTTCGATGATATATGGGAAGTTGGCTGATCGTTATAGCGTAAAAAAACTATTGATTATTTCAATTATCATATTTGTAGCGGGTTCTATTATTGGATTTATGAATCAATCTTATGCGATTACCATTCTTGCAAGATTAGTGCAGGCGAGTGGGGGCGCGGCGTTTATTGCGCTTAGTATGATTGCAGTGGCAAAATTAGTTGCTCCCGCTAAGAAGCCTGGTGCATTAGCGATGATTAGTTCTTCTATTGCATTAGCAATAGGCATTGGTCCTTTAGTTGGCGGGGCTATTACAAATACATTAGGGTGGCCATATTTATTTTTATTTATGGTTATTTCAGTAGTTGGGATTTTCTTGCTTATAAAATTTATGCCAGAAGAAGCGCAGCATACGGATGAAGCGTTTCATTTTGATTACATTGGAGCGGCGTTATTATTTGCATTCATTACGACTGTTTTATTAGGTGTCAATATTAATAGTTGGCTATTTGTGTTATCGGTAGCTTTCTTATTTTTATTCACGGTTCGTATGAAGAACGCGGAGCATCCATTTATTGATATTGAGTTATTTTCGAACAAACCATTTCTTCGTTTAATAGCGGTCGGGTTTATAATTAATGTGGCGTTATGTGCTAGTCTATTATTATTGCCATCACTGTTAGGAAGAGTGCACGGATTGTCGCCATTCGTTATCGGAATTGCATTGTTTGTTGCATCACTCTTTGGTATTGTATCTAGTTTTATTACGGGGAAGATTGTCCCTTCGTTTGGAAATGTGAATATGATTTATGTAGCGTCTGTCATTATGATCGTTGGCTTTTTAATTTTAGGGCTTATTCCGAACGGGAACTTAATCATTATTTTAGTGGCGGTTATTTTAACATTTATGAGTTATTCAGCTATTCAAGTATCATTAAACACATTTATACCGAAAACATTACATCCAGCTAAAGTTGGAGTCGGTCTTGGTTTATATAATTTAATTAACTTTTTCGGTATGGCATTTGGACCAGCTGTAGCGAGCAAAGTTATGGAAGCTACAAATAGTTATCGTTTGAATTTTATTTTAATCATCATTTTAATTTCTGCTCATTTCTTCTTATTAATAGGAATGTCTTCTTTCCAAAAAAAGATGGAGCAATAA
- the racE gene encoding glutamate racemase — MIKLNRAIGVIDSGVGGLTVAKELIRQLPKERIIYLGDTARCPYGPRSREEVRQFTWEMTEHLLDLNIKMLVIACNTATAVVLEEMQKQLPIPVVGVIHPGSRTALKVTNTYHVGIIGTIGTVKSGAYEEALKSINNRVMVESLACPPFVELVESGNFESEMAYEVVRETLQPLKSTDIDTLILGCTHYPILGPVIKKVMGDQVQLISSGDETAREVSTILYHSKMLNEGEEQSDHLFLTTGKIGLFKEIASKWFGQPIENVKHINLETE; from the coding sequence GTGATTAAGTTGAATAGAGCGATCGGTGTTATTGATTCAGGAGTGGGCGGTTTAACAGTAGCGAAGGAATTAATTCGTCAGTTGCCGAAAGAGCGTATTATATATTTAGGGGATACAGCACGTTGCCCTTATGGTCCGCGTTCTCGTGAAGAAGTGCGTCAATTTACGTGGGAAATGACGGAGCATTTATTAGATTTAAATATCAAAATGTTAGTTATTGCGTGTAATACAGCAACTGCGGTTGTATTAGAAGAAATGCAGAAACAATTACCAATTCCAGTAGTTGGAGTTATTCATCCAGGATCACGTACAGCTTTAAAAGTGACAAATACGTATCATGTTGGGATTATTGGAACGATTGGAACAGTAAAAAGTGGCGCCTATGAAGAGGCGCTAAAGTCTATTAATAACCGTGTTATGGTAGAAAGTTTAGCGTGCCCACCTTTCGTTGAGCTTGTAGAGAGTGGGAATTTCGAAAGTGAAATGGCGTATGAAGTTGTAAGAGAAACATTGCAACCGTTGAAAAGTACTGACATTGATACGCTTATTCTAGGATGTACACATTATCCGATTTTAGGTCCTGTTATTAAAAAGGTAATGGGGGATCAAGTACAATTAATTAGTTCGGGTGATGAAACAGCGCGTGAGGTAAGCACGATTTTATACCATAGTAAGATGCTAAATGAGGGAGAAGAACAAAGTGATCATCTCTTCTTAACGACTGGTAAAATAGGCCTGTTTAAAGAAATTGCATCAAAGTGGTTCGGTCAGCCGATTGAAAATGTGAAGCATATCAATTTAGAAACAGAATAA
- a CDS encoding GerMN domain-containing protein, producing MPKSTFKWVVGATVSAILLSGCGLLNQEKATEQIDPPKKVTYTEGEKKETAKKDKQGQTVNRELYLVDKNGYVVPQTIAMPTPKANEVVQQTLEYLVKDGPVTNLLPNGFRAVLPANTTMTLNLKKGGTAVIDFSKEMKNYSKEEERQIVESVAWTLTQFTEIKQVQFQINGEKLVKMPVAGTPLGEGVSRANGINFDDEQVADVTHTKPVTLYFMAQNNNKQQYYVPVTRRVAEGKENDYSAIVDELVKGPIQGSLLNDFNPGAKLITNPKVENGNITLNFNENIFVNPDKNMISNYVLKSLVLSLTEKQGVKNVSIEVNGKANLMDEKGEKLIKPVDRPQNVNTGSF from the coding sequence ATGCCTAAATCCACTTTTAAATGGGTTGTTGGTGCTACTGTGAGTGCGATTTTATTATCAGGGTGTGGCTTGTTAAATCAAGAGAAAGCGACAGAACAAATTGATCCGCCAAAAAAAGTTACGTATACAGAAGGTGAAAAGAAAGAAACTGCTAAAAAAGATAAACAAGGGCAAACAGTAAATAGAGAGTTATACCTCGTTGATAAAAATGGATATGTCGTACCGCAAACTATTGCAATGCCTACTCCGAAAGCGAATGAAGTTGTACAGCAAACGTTAGAGTATCTTGTGAAAGATGGACCAGTTACAAATTTATTGCCAAATGGATTTCGAGCAGTCCTTCCAGCGAATACGACGATGACCTTGAATTTGAAAAAAGGCGGGACAGCAGTAATTGATTTCTCTAAAGAAATGAAAAATTATTCAAAAGAAGAAGAACGTCAAATTGTTGAATCAGTAGCGTGGACTTTGACTCAATTTACAGAAATAAAACAAGTGCAGTTCCAAATAAATGGTGAAAAGTTAGTGAAGATGCCTGTTGCGGGTACACCGCTAGGTGAAGGTGTAAGTCGTGCGAATGGAATTAACTTTGATGATGAACAAGTAGCAGATGTGACGCATACAAAACCGGTTACACTTTACTTTATGGCGCAAAATAATAATAAGCAGCAATATTACGTACCGGTAACAAGGCGCGTTGCAGAAGGAAAAGAAAATGATTACTCGGCAATTGTGGATGAGCTTGTAAAAGGTCCGATTCAAGGGTCGCTACTAAATGATTTTAATCCAGGAGCTAAGCTTATTACGAATCCAAAAGTGGAGAACGGAAATATTACATTAAACTTTAATGAAAATATATTTGTGAACCCAGACAAAAACATGATTTCAAATTATGTGTTGAAATCGTTAGTCTTATCTTTAACGGAAAAACAAGGTGTGAAAAATGTTTCTATTGAAGTGAATGGGAAAGCAAATCTTATGGATGAGAAAGGTGAAAAGTTAATAAAACCTGTTGATCGTCCACAAAACGTGAATACAGGTAGTTTTTAA